A stretch of Dermochelys coriacea isolate rDerCor1 chromosome 6, rDerCor1.pri.v4, whole genome shotgun sequence DNA encodes these proteins:
- the LOC119857933 gene encoding alpha-1,3-mannosyl-glycoprotein 4-beta-N-acetylglucosaminyltransferase C-like: protein MKTRNLPKVLAWYWRIFPRLFFLLVLFITLFAIIWSQNKEECNCLKMGEPGLTSFYATAGEEATAVLEAPVCEMPQNQNFTVKGSVIDPLPIPYEYLLGSRPTKKRYLSIGISSIHRKNKYYLMRTIESIFSQSSPEELKGIVLVVYLANNDSTLNKQTAKEIKDGFSSYIDEGTLLVICSSLASYPSLQGLQRNFWDKDESIQHRSKQNVDYAFLVNFCASLSHYYLMLEDDVVCANGFLSIVQQFIRERMEPWTTVAFSTLGYIGKLYHSEDLPKLARFLLLFYDMMPCDWLLELFHQSKAQKEIITFRPSLFQHIGRISSFHTMETIFKDPEFEEDFGDFGDFPAVSCYTDIPVFDDYVPEEVCPPGKGVFWGRNVTTGSSFTIVFETPIILQKLQIYTGSAEYNRDILYSGYVELGTVKIKENDNATCKIFRRAGDFHNGKFELDNFGQVMEEQIHCLRIQVTVTQKEWLIIRKINIWVKTG from the exons ATGAAAACCCGGAACTTACCAAAGGTACTAGCCTGGTATTGGAGAATCTTTCCGAGATTATTTTTTCtcttagtgcttttcatcacATTGTTTGCCATTATTTGGAGCCAGAACAAAGAAGAGTGTAACTGCTTAAAAATGGGAGAGCCTGGATTAACGTCATTTTAC gccacagctggagaggaGGCGACGGCTGTCTTGGAGGCTCCTGTTTGTGAGATgccacaaaatcaaaattttactGTAAAAGGAAGTGTGATAGACCCTTTACCGATTCCATATGAATATCTCTTAGGCTCTCGTCCTACTAAAAAAA GATATTTGTCAATTGGGATTTCCTCCATCCACCGGAAGAATAAATACTATCTAATGAGAACAATTGAGTCCATTTTTAGTCAGTCCAGCCCAGAGGAGTTAAAAGGGATAGTCTTAGTTGTCTATCTAGCAAACAATGATTCTACTCTAAATAAGCAAACAGCCAAGGAGATTAAAGATGGATTTAGTTCATATATTGATGAAGGAACCCTTCTTGTTATATGCAGCTCTCTAGCCAGTTATCCTTCTTTACAAGGTCTGCAAAGGAACTTCTGGGATAAAGATGAAAGCATCCAGCACAGATCAAAACAGAATGTGGACTATGCTTTTTTAGTTAATTTTTGTGCCAGCCTTTCACATTATTATCTGATGTTGGAAGATGATGTGGTTTGTGCCAATGGTTTCCTTTCCATAGTACAACAATTCATACGTGAACGGATGGAACCCTGGACCACAGTAGCCTTTTCCACACTGGGCTATATAGGGAAACTCTATCACAGTGAAGATCTTCCCAAACTGGCACGATTCCTGTTGCTGTTCTATGACATGATGCCCTGTGACTGGCTCTTAGAACTTTTCCACCAATCCAAAGCTCAGAAAGAAATCATTACCTTCAGACCTTCTCTTTTTCAGCACATTGGCAGAATTTCATCTTTTCACACTATGGAAACTATATTCAAAGATCCAGAGTTTGAAGAAGATTTTGGAGATTTTGGAGACTTCCCTGCTGTCTCCTGTTACACAGACATACCAGTGTTTGATGACTATGTGCCTGAGGAAGTTTGTCCTCCTGGCAAAGGTGTCTTTTGGGGAAGGAATGTAACAACAGGGAGCTCCTTTACCATTGTTTTTGAAACACCAATAATTCTCCAGAAGCTTCAGATTTATACAGGATCAGCTGAATACAACCGGGACATTCTGTATTCTGGTTACGTGGAACTGGGCACagtgaaaataaaggaaaatgataatgcaacatgcaagattttcagaagagcaggagattttcacaatggaaaatttGAATTGGACAACTTTGGTCAAGTTATGGAGGAGCAGATTCACTGCCTTCGAATACAGGTAACTGTCACACAAAAGGAATGGCtgataataagaaaaataaatatttgggtCAAAACGGGTTAA